Proteins encoded in a region of the Globicephala melas chromosome 1, mGloMel1.2, whole genome shotgun sequence genome:
- the LOC115859931 gene encoding LOW QUALITY PROTEIN: geranylgeranyl transferase type-2 subunit beta-like (The sequence of the model RefSeq protein was modified relative to this genomic sequence to represent the inferred CDS: inserted 1 base in 1 codon), translated as MGTPQKDVINKSDAPDTLLVEKHADYIASYGSKKDDYKYCMSAYLRMSGIYWGLTVMDLMGQLHRMNREEILXIKSCQHECGGISASIGHDPHLLYTLSAVQILTLYDSINVIDVNKVVEYVQSLQKEDGSFAGDVWGPTKQLGEIDARLSFCAVATLALLGKLDAINVEKAIELVLSCMNFDGGFGCRPGSESHAGQIYCCTGFLAITSQLHRVNSDLLGWWLCERQLPSGGLNGRPEKLPDLCYSWWVLASLKIIGRLHWIDREKLCSFILACQDEETGGFADRPGDMVDPFHTLFGIAGLSPLGEEQIKPVSPVFCMPEEILRRVNVQPELVS; from the exons ATGGGCACACCGCAGAAGGATGTTATTAACAAGTCAGATGCACCCGACACCCTATTAGTGGAGAAGCATGCAGATTATATAGCATCCTATGGCTCAAAGAAAGATGattacaaatactgtatgtctGCATATTTGAGAATGAGTGGCATCTATTGGGGTCTGACTGTAATGGATCTCATGGGACAACTACATCGCATGAATAGAGAAGAAATTC ACATTAAGTCTTGTCAACACGAGTGTGGTGGAATAAGTGCTAGTATTGGACATGATCCTCATCTTTTGTACACTCTTAGTGCTGTCCAGATTCTTACTCTCTATGATAGTATTAATGTTATTGATGTAAATAAAGTTGTGGAATATGTTCAGAGTCTACAGAAAGAAGATGGTTCTTTCGCTGGAGATGTTTGGGGTCCCACTAAGCAGCTG GGAGAAATCGACGCAAGATTGTCTTTTTGTGCGGTGGCAACTTTGGCTCTATTGGGGAAGCTGGATGCTATTAATGTGGAAAAGGCAATCGAACTTGTTTTATCATGTATGAACTTTGATGGTGGATTTGGTTGCAGGCCAGGTTCTGAATCCCATGCTGGGCAGATCTATTGTTGCACAGGATTCCTGGCTATTACTAGTCAGTTGCATCGAGTAAATTCTGATTTACTTGGTTGGTGGCTTTGTGAACGACAGCTTCCATCAGGTGGACTCAATGGAAGGCCAGAGAAGTTACCAGATCTATGCTATTCTTGGTGGGTGTTGGCTTCCCTAAAGATAATTGGAAGGCTTCATTGGATTGACAGAGAGAAACTGTGCAGTTTCATTTTAGCATGTCAAGATGAAGAAACGGGAGGATTTGCGGACAGGCCAGGAGATATGGTAGATCCTTTTCATACTCTatttggaattgctggattgtcaCCTTTGGGAGAAGAACAGATTAAACCTGTTAGCCCTGTGTTTTGCATGCCTGAAGAAATACTTCGGAGAGTGAATGTTCAGCCTGAACTAGTGAGCTAG